GAAGTTGCAAATAGTTCGAATAGTTCACCTTATAATCATAGATACGTCCCATAGTAACCTCAATGGTTCTAGTAGTAATACTATCCACAAAAGTTCTGTCGTGAGAGATTACCATCACCGCTTTAGACGATTCCACAAGAAAATTCTCCAACCATTGTACAGATTCAATATCAAGGTGATTGGTAGGCTCATCCAAAAGAATCAAATCAGGATTCTTCAACAATAACTTCGCCAACTCAATACGCATTCTCCATCCCCCACTAAACTCCGTAGTAGGTCTATTGAAATCAGAACGAACAAAACCCAAACCAATCAAAACCTTCTCTATCTCAGCATCAAAATTGATCTCTCCTTCGCTATATAATTTCTCACTTAGTGTAGAAACCTCCTCTATAATCTTATAATAAGAATCTGATTCATAATCAGTCCGAGTAGTCAGCTCTTTATTTAGAAACTCAAGACGTTTTTGCATCCCTAACACTTCAGCAAAAGCCTGAGATGTCTCCTCAAATACAGTCCTATTATCATCTAAAAGAAGATGCTGAGGCAGATATCCAATAACGGCATCATTGGGCGCAGAAATCTTTCCCGAACTCGGAGTCTGCACTCCTGCAATAATCTTTAATAAAGTAGACTTTCCAGCGCCATTTTTCCCCATTAAAGCAACCCTATCCCCTGGATTAATCACAAAAGAGATATTACTAAAAAGGGTCGTTCCACTAAATTCAATTCCTAAATTGTCGACCGATATCATGGTGTTATATTATTTTTTCGTTTGGAAGCGTAAAGATAAATAAAGTCCCTTTTTGTGAAAGCTTTGCCTAAATAAATAATCTTTTTTGTACATCACTTATTACGAAAAAACATACATTATTATTTGCTAATTACAGGTTGAAGCATACAATGAAAAACAAATAGGCAAAAACACCAAAATATGGCTCATTTGTCTAACACGAAATATCATTGCCGATATCATTATTGGACATGCAACTTTTTTACAGGACAAAAAGTTAAACCGCACATTGATTATACAATTTCATGAACAAGCCACGCTATACCGTTAATGTTTTACAACATGCATACAACCTTTAACAGTCTGTAGTTTAGGTGAGTCAGGACCATTATAATAGACAATCATAGTTTTACTATACATCCCGGAATGCAAGGTATCGTATTTTATTTCTATTCCTCCACTCTTACCTGCGGTGATTGTTTTTTTTATACCACTTAGGTACTGTACAGCCGCAAGAAGTTTTTACAATTAGGATAATAACAGGCGTATTTCCTGTATTTATAAACAGATAAATATAGTTTGCTTTTTGGTTAATTTTTAATTCTCCAAAATTGTATTCGTTAACGATAAATTTGATTTAAGAATTATTCTGCCCTACCCTTGATTTACATCCAACTTAAACGAAAATTATTGTTATTACAACTATAATATATCTATGCATATCAATATATTTTTATTTGTTGATCTTTAAAAATATCCATCAGTTCATTTTCCGAAGCAAAATGATATATACTAAGTTATTCAGGGCTAATTCATAAAGGAAATATTACTTCTTATTTTCACGTTTTCATTCATTCTCGTTGATGAAATCATTCTGACCTGAAAATTTGATCTGTTCAAAATATTTTCTTACAAAGTAAATCCTTTAATCGCATTTATCCTTTTATGAATAAGCCTTGCTGAGTTATTATACTATATAAAATATTCTCCCAAAGTATAACAGTTGTCTAAATACTTTTCACAGAGCAAGGCTAGATTGTATCACCTATTTTAGTTTTAATACATTGGCTTTTTCCCAACATAAAACACTTTTTTGTTTAAAAAAACGAATTGTTGGCAATTTATTCTACATTAGCTGCATTTAATGCCTATTTTTTTCATACAAGTTAAAATCAATAGTTTTTAAAACGACCATTTGTTTTTAGACTTTCTAATCGATAATACAATAAAGGAATAAAATAAAGGCTCACGATTGTGCCGATTATCATGCCTCCAATTACTGCTAGTGCCAGTGGGCGTTGTAATTCTGCTCCAATTCCCGAAATAAATAAAAAAGGAAGTAATGCCAATATGGTAGTAAGACTAGTCATTAAAATAGGCTTTAACCTTCGCTGCCCTGCAACCGCCAAAGCACGAAGAAGTGTATAGCCTTGTTTACGTAATTGAACGATGGTGTCAATCTTAAGAATCGAATCATTGATTATTATCCCGCTCATAACAATAATACCTATTAATGACATTAAGTTCAGACTTTCTCCAAATATCCGAAGAAACAAAAAAGCTCCAAAAATATCAACTGGAACTTCGAGCAATACAATTAAGGGCAAGCTCAACGATTCGAATTGCGATGCTAATATAAAATACAATAAAAATAGCGAGATAGCCAGGATTATCAATAGTTCTTTTAATAGTTCCCGATTTGAATAAATGGTTCCGTCAAAATCAACCTCAAAATTAGCGTTAGTACTTGCCAGTGTTTTGATCCTATTAATAATGCTTTCAGCGTTATGTTCATCTGGACTTAAGTTTATAGGATAATATTCCCCCTCCCGCCCCGCA
The Prolixibacteraceae bacterium DNA segment above includes these coding regions:
- a CDS encoding DUF1573 domain-containing protein codes for the protein MKFIVNEYNFGELKINQKANYIYLFINTGNTPVIILIVKTSCGCTVPKWYKKNNHRR